Proteins encoded in a region of the Vicia villosa cultivar HV-30 ecotype Madison, WI linkage group LG5, Vvil1.0, whole genome shotgun sequence genome:
- the LOC131603512 gene encoding uncharacterized protein LOC131603512 gives MAPSSSFPLRWESTGDQWWYATPIDLAAANGLYDLVLELLHLDTNLLIKLTSLRRIRRLETVWDDEAQFEDVAKCRSYVARKLMVECEKTGRGDNSLVNCGYGGWLLYTATSAGDLEFVRELLRRDSLLVFGEGEYGVTDMFYAAARSGSSEVFNMILDFALLGKDCGGVELDEGGGDGGGGVFKREIVNRAIHAAARGGNWEILKKELILGSAFQILAYRDAQGCTVLHSAAGRGQVEVVRNLIVLSPDIINSTDSQGNTALHVASYRGYLPVVEILIQASPSLTKLTNQNGDTFLHMAVYGFTSTDFCKLDKHTKLMNQLLSTEKVSNMKDVINVKNNVGRTAIHVAVIHDVQCDVVESMMSVASINLNIRDANGMTPLDYLKQRPRSKSSEVLIKQLISAGGISNCKDYITRNAIVTHLKTRHGIQGSPGTSFRISDSKIYLYACTENENSSDIANTDQASVESNAYSIEIEDYYESAADSSFNSKTSSSDSVAKRLKNLLKFKEFKDDDSVNNSPSSRKNNSEEFPISLRQRYSKQCSLPNNKRTLSIRTLFPSPSAKKYFTAGLTQGVIKVKPQKEGSILSHSSSNKQEHVDTMGPASYSSGQIADGGTSTLQLNYNKERNFNKKLMNRYFSFGAQGQNLEDANSRTMSKHSSKRFGLVA, from the exons ATGgcaccttcttcttcttttcctcttcGTTGGGAAAGCACAGGGGATCAATGGTGGTATGCAACACCTATTGATTTAGCAGCTGCAAATGGTCTCTATGACTTAGTCCTTGAGCTTCTTCATCTGGATACAAATCTTCTCATCAAACTCACTTCTCTTCGTCGAATTCGCCGACTCGAGACCGTGTGGGACGATGAAGCTCAGTTTGAAGATGTTGCCAAGTGCAGGTCTTATGTTGCAAGGAAGCTTATGGTTGAGTGTGAGAAAACAGGGAGAGGAGATAATTCTCTGGTTAATTGTGGCTATGGTGGTTGGCTTTTGTACACTGCTACTTCTGCTGGTGATTTGGAGTTTGTTCGTGAGTTGTTGAGAAGAGACTCTTTGTTGGTTTTTGGTGAAGGAGAGTATGGTGTTACTGATATGTTTTATGCTGCAGCTAGGAGTGGGAGTTCTGAGGTGTTTAACATGATTCTTGATTTTGCACTACTAGGGAAAGATTGTGGTGGTGTTGAATTGGATGAAGGTGGTGGTGATGGTGGTGGTGGAGTTTTCAAGAGGGAGATAGTGAATAGGGCTATTCATGCTGCTGCTAGAGGAGGAAACTGGGAAATACTGAAGAAGGAGCTTATTTTAGGAAGTGCTTTTCAGATTTTAGCTTATAGAGATGCTCAAGGATGTACTGTCTTGCATTCAGCTGCTGGAAGAGGCCAGGTTGAG GTGGTAAGAAATCTAATTGTATTATCACCTGATATCATCAACTCAACTGATTCACAAGGCAATACAGCATTACATGTAGCTTCTTACAGAGGTTACCTTCCTGTGGTAGAGATTCTGATTCAAGCATCTCCCTCATTAACAAAGTTAACCAATCAAAATGGAGACACTTTTCTTCACATGGCAGTGTATGGTTTCACAAGTACCGATTTCTGCAAACTAGACAAACACACCAAACTCATGAATCAGTTACTATCAACCGAAAAGGTTTCGAACATGAAGGACGTAATCAATGTCAAGAACAACGTTGGAAGAACAGCGATTCACGTAGCTGTGATCCATGATGTTCAGTGTGATGTAGTGGAATCAATGATGTCTGTTGCGTCGATCAATCTTAATATTCGCGACGCGAATGGAATGACCCCTTTGGATTATTTGAAACAAAGACCGAGATCGAAATCTTCTGAAGTTTTAATCAAACAGTTGATTTCGGCCGGGGGAATCTCTAATTGTAAGGATTATATTACAAGAAACGCGATAGTGACTCATTTGAAAACTCGTCATGGTATTCAAGGTAGTCCTGGAACATCCTTTAGAATATCAGATTCTAAAATATACTTATACGCATGCACTGAGAACGAGAATTCTTCTGATATCGCTAATACCGATCAAGCAAGTGTAGAATCAAATGCATACTCAATCGAAATAGAGGATTATTACGAGTCAGCTGCAGATTCGTCGTTTAACAGCAAGACTAGTTCTTCCGATTCTGTTGCAAAACGGTTGAAGAATCTTCTCAAGTTCAAGGAATTCAAAGACGACGATTCTGTTAACAATTCTCCTAGTTCGAGGAAAAACAATTCAGAAGAGTTTCCAATCTCGTTAAGACAAAGATACTCGAAACAGTGCTCTCTTCCAAACAACAAAAGAACACTTTCTATAAGGACATTATTTCCATCTCCGTCTGCAAAAAAATACTTCACCGCAGGCCTAACGCAAGGAGTAATCAAGGTAAAGCCACAAAAAGAAGGGTCAATTTTATCTCATTCTTCAAGCAATAAGCAAGAACATGTCGATACAATGGGTCCGGCTTCTTATTCCAGCGGACAAATAGCCGATGGGGGTACCAGCACCCTACAGTTGAACTATAATAAGGAGAGAAACTTTAATAAGAAATTGATGAACAGATATTTTTCTTTTGGAGCACAAGGTCAGAATTTGGAAGATGCTAATAGTCGTACAATGTCAAAGCACAGTTCTAAGCGTTTCGGTTTAGTTGCATAA